The Candidatus Roseilinea sp. sequence GCACACGCCACGCGATGCCGAGCAGCTTGCCGACGACGTCGTGTGGGCCGCCGGGGTGGAAGCCGCCGGCCAACGTCGCGCCGACATCGAAACGATACTTCTGATGATAGAACGTGCCGGCGCAGCCGCCGGGATAAACGTGCGCTTCGAGCACCGTCACATCATGTCCGGCTTTGGCCAGCAGCGCAGCCGCCGTCGCGCCACCCACACCTGCGCCGATCACCACCACCTTTGCCATCCCGCACCTCAACAGTAATGCATCCATCGGCGTCCGCCGATGCCTTTGCAATATAGCCTATCGCGTCCAGGTGTGTGATCGCTGAGAAAGCGGTCAGACCATCAGCGCGAACGGTCGCTCGATCAACTGCTTGATGCGCTGCAGGAAGCGGGCGGCTGGCGCGCCGTCCACCACGCGGTGGTCAAAGGACAGGCTGAGCGTCATCACCGGCCGGGCGACAACGGCACCGTCGTCGGTCACGATGGCTTTCTTTGCGATCCGTCCTACGCCCAGGATGGCTGCCTGAGGCAAGTTGAGAATCGGCGTGAAGCCGTCCACCTCGAACATGCCCAGGTTGGTAATGGTGAACGTGCCGTCGCGCAGCTCATCGGGCGACACCTGGCCTTCCAGCGTCCGCGCGATCAGTTGATTCAGCTCGCGGTGAATTTGTGCCAACGGCTTTGCGCCGGCATCGCGCAGCACGGGCACCAGCAGGCCGCGCGACGTGTCCACAGCGAGGCCAATGTGGATGCCGGAATGCCGCGCGACGCCCGGCTGTCCGGGATTGTCGGGCAGTGAATCCACCCAGCTCGCGTTCATGTACGGATGCTCCCGCAAAGCGCGGGCGCAAATGGCGACGAGCAAAGTGTTGTAGCTGATCTTCTCCCCCAACTCGGCGCCGATCTGCTCGCGGGCGACGACGAAGTGCGCGGCATCGGCCTCGGTGAACAAGGTGACATGCGGCGCGATCTGTGCGTTAGCCGCCAGGCGCTGCGCCGTGATGCGCCGCGCCGGCGACAGCGGCTGGTAATCGGCAGATGGCAATTGGGATGGCGCTGCCGGCGATCCATCCCCTTTCCCCTGCGCCGCACCCGCAAACCGCTGCCCTTGCGCTGCGCGCTCGACGTCCTCGCGGGTGATGCGACCCTCGGGGCCGCTGCCAGACACGCGCGAGAGATCCACGCCGAGTTCGGCGGCCATGCGCTGCGCGACCGGCGTCGCGCGCGGCGTTTTGGGCTGTCGGCTCTGGGCAAACGACAGGACATCGCGCTCGCGCACGGCGCCGTCTGGGCCGCTGCCGGCGACCTGCGCTAAGTCAACCCCCAGCTCACCGGCGCGCCACCGTGCGCGCGGCGAAATTGGCCGGCGCTGCCGGTCAAGCGACGATGAGGGCGCGCCATCATGCTTCACGCCGGCCAACCGAGCGTCCGGGGGCGCGGTCGGAGCATCGGCAATCGCGCGCTGTGCTTCAATCTGCGCAACTGGCATCAAACACGGCACGGTGTGGCCTTCCGACGCGAGGATTTTGACCAGCACCCCCGACTCCGGCGCTTCGTAGTCAAGCGTGGATTTCTCGGTCTCGAACGTGAACAGCAGCTCACCTTTGCGCACGCAGTCGCCTTCGCGCTTGTGCCATTGCACGATGACGCCCTCGGTCATC is a genomic window containing:
- a CDS encoding dihydrolipoamide acetyltransferase component of pyruvate dehydrogenase complex; amino-acid sequence: MPKVGLTMTEGVIVQWHKREGDCVRKGELLFTFETEKSTLDYEAPESGVLVKILASEGHTVPCLMPVAQIEAQRAIADAPTAPPDARLAGVKHDGAPSSSLDRQRRPISPRARWRAGELGVDLAQVAGSGPDGAVRERDVLSFAQSRQPKTPRATPVAQRMAAELGVDLSRVSGSGPEGRITREDVERAAQGQRFAGAAQGKGDGSPAAPSQLPSADYQPLSPARRITAQRLAANAQIAPHVTLFTEADAAHFVVAREQIGAELGEKISYNTLLVAICARALREHPYMNASWVDSLPDNPGQPGVARHSGIHIGLAVDTSRGLLVPVLRDAGAKPLAQIHRELNQLIARTLEGQVSPDELRDGTFTITNLGMFEVDGFTPILNLPQAAILGVGRIAKKAIVTDDGAVVARPVMTLSLSFDHRVVDGAPAARFLQRIKQLIERPFALMV